Part of the Mastacembelus armatus chromosome 6, fMasArm1.2, whole genome shotgun sequence genome, CTGGTAGTATTTTAGATTTCTTGTATTAACAAATTTATCTGTAAAGATGAAAACTAATGGTGGCTCAAATAAAGGATCTTTTCTGTGGCACATGCTGCCTTAACATGCTGTCAGGAAGATGATATTTCCCATTTGTGAAGTCGGAACTACAAGTGTGTTCTGTTCAAGTGATTTTGTTGTCGGAGCGAAATGAGGAATGGCAGACACACAGCTCATCCTTACCTGCTACTTGGGTAAAACCAGTTTGGACCTGTTAATTCAGCAGGAAGTGCATGCAACAAAACGCAAACAGTAAGTAATGTAACTATTTTATAGACCATGAATCGTAGAATGTTTTGTAAGGGCACTCACCTGTTTCAGAAGGAATTATGTTGAGAGTAATAGTGTAATGTGGGTCCACATACAGTCTGTCATCTCCTTCCCCCTGTTACAGAGTTTGGGTTATAGGCTGTGTCATCTTCTGGCCCCATTATATCATATTGTCACTGCCAGACTAGAAACCAAATAAGTTCATGTGAAAAAATGACCGAAAGCAAATCTTATTGGACCTGTGTCCTGTTGTTTTGAGTAAAGCTTTTGCCTTTTagtttttgaatgaaaaatCTTTTACATATAAATTTATATctgtatgtactgtatcttTTTTTAAGTCTTTGATTGGTCTTTGATTCAGACCCACCCAAGTGCCACGGATAGTGTTAAGAAAGTTGGAATTTGCTGAAAGACAGAATAATGGTGGTTTTGGCCCTTTCTTGCAACTTGCTGACAATGACATAATCATAGGCTAGAATAAACAATTTCACAAAGAAACCACTATTTTTACCTGGAAATTGCTTTATTTATACTGAACATTGGCTCAAAGCATAAGTAATAGATCAGTACAGAATTATACAACACCAGTTCTTGTATCATAATGTATACTAGCAATTAGACATGTTCCTTCTTTATAACCCACACCAACCcctaaatgtaaaatattgagAACAAAACTGTAATGTAGATAAGTCATGATATAGCAGCACATATTAGGTGCTCCACATATAAGAAGATACTTTCCTCTGTAGGTTGAAACTGGACAAAAAAGGtgcttttctccattttctttaaGTTGAATGTTATTAGACCACAGTCTTATCAAAGTCCCGGGGATAGTAGGAGAGGGAAGCACATTCAGATGTTTGATGTCAGAGGGGTTTTTGTCCTTGGCTTTGGGACTGGGGAAGGTTGTTGTCCCTCAGCAGCTGAGAATAGCTGTAAGGACCGTTCTTTTTCAGGCTGAGAATCATTCTGATAACAAGCTCTCGGTGAAGGCTTGGGGCTTGGGTGTGGAATGTCCTTTGTTGGATATATAGTCTCAGATTCTGGGGTGATGGACTTGGACTCACGCTTGTGTAGAGAAGTCATCCTGAGTTCCCCCTTGTCCCCAAGAGTAACTTGGCTTTTGTTACGTCTTTGACAGTAACataatatgataataataaagagcAAAAGCAGAATCAGACCTGCTCCCCCAGCTAGCACTGCCACAGCAGTTTTGGATGTTAGACAAAGCAAAGCTGGTGGTGATGGTGAGGGACTTGTACAGGTTGGACGAACAGTGTCACTCTTCTCCTTGCTGACTTTGTTTGCCACAAAACATATCAagcttctctctttcttcagcTGTGCCAGTGGTATGCTCAGTGTTTGTCTTGTTTCACTTAATGTCTTTTCATCAAGTGTCCAAGAGAACACCAAACCCTGAGGTTTGGCTACATTGCAGTTTAAAGTAACAGCACTAGACTTGAAGTCACACACATATGTGAGTTGAGGTTTTGATACCTTCCCCATAATACATAGACGTTTGTTCCATGTTTTAGCGAGAGTACCATTGGGATGCGACACATTTACCTGGTAGATGCCTGCACTTGAGGAATGTAGGTTCTTCAACAGAAGAGATCCAGTTGCAGTTGTATCCTGTCTCTTGCCAACAGACACTTTGCCATGCTCTCTGTAGAAAATTGTGGTCTGATTATGAGTCCATTTCAGCACGTGTGTATTTGTCAGTCCTTCATAGACAAAAGGCAGAGTCAGACTCGATCCAACTGCAGCGTAGAGGTCACAGGTTTCCTTGTTTGCTGCTGAGAGGTTGATGAATACCAACAAAATGATGACACATTGTGTGGCAGAAGAAAACCCCATGATATGCAGCAGAATGGCCGCTTGGTTGTCCAAGTTATGTTTgctaaattatgtttttaaggTTTTCAGGTCCTGAACGAGAGGCAGTCTTGTTGAGAGCAGTTGTTACATTCACCACAAATAACAAACTTCAAGCCCTTCAAGAGAAGTGAAGCTGTAGCAGGACAGAAACTGAACACAGTCTACTTTCATTTCCCAAAAGATGACAGAAGGCTTTATGAAAGTCATGTGGTAACTAACATTTACCAATCCTGAAGTCATAGCAATATATATTTAGAAACATTTGACTTACATGTGAAAATTCACTGCAGTAGTTCAAGTGAGAGCAAGCACTTGTGGTCACAATATtactgaaaaatgtaaatacagtatgaaattagcttattttctattttctattccCTGACGTAGCTATAGATATTTAGTGTCCGATTTGTTCATTTTAGAGTCGTGGATACATGCTGAAATTCAACAATG contains:
- the LOC113133062 gene encoding hepatocyte cell adhesion molecule-like, with product MGFSSATQCVIILLVFINLSAANKETCDLYAAVGSSLTLPFVYEGLTNTHVLKWTHNQTTIFYREHGKVSVGKRQDTTATGSLLLKNLHSSSAGIYQVNVSHPNGTLAKTWNKRLCIMGKVSKPQLTYVCDFKSSAVTLNCNVAKPQGLVFSWTLDEKTLSETRQTLSIPLAQLKKERSLICFVANKVSKEKSDTVRPTCTSPSPSPPALLCLTSKTAVAVLAGGAGLILLLLFIIIILCYCQRRNKSQVTLGDKGELRMTSLHKRESKSITPESETIYPTKDIPHPSPKPSPRACYQNDSQPEKERSLQLFSAAEGQQPSPVPKPRTKTPLTSNI